The DNA region GACTGTCGACATCCCCTCTCCTCTGAATACAAACCTCTGCCATCAAGAAGACGACTCTGTGTGCCAAATTGCAAATCAAACCGCTTGAAGATGTCATTTGTTCCAGCTTCCATCGAGCTGCTGAACTCTAACGCTAAAAATCTTGTGCAATAAATACACAGGCATTTCAGCACTTAGCACTTTTGCACTTTAATTCTTATAGTTTCTTTTTAAGCTGTGGCGTTGTATAGTCCaatgtctcttttatttttttaagagagGTCTACTGTACTTGACTACATTCAACTTTATGTACAAACCATACATGTCTAGAGATAAGCCCCTTAGGCAACATATATTCATAACATATGGACACATTTTACGGTAAACAGAATACACCACCACTAACTGCAGGTGCAACAATTACCGTGGAGTTGaatcaaaatgtcttcttttcgCTTTCCATCTATAAAGTTTGAGTTATGAGAACTAGAATTGAAATGTCAGCAGATTTCATTAACAAGGTTGAATCTCTATAAATTAGCAACAAGTCATAGAAAAGACAAACCTATGGCCAGGAAGACATCCTCCAGACAACCAGACATCTCCCGCTTAATGCTGTCCTCAATGTCCTTTCCGGAAATCTTCTGATACTCCTCGAACACTAAAAGGAGGACATAATATGATTAATGTGGAGGTGGATAATAATGAACTGTTGTGCCACTGTCTCAAAAATAAATCCATctaactgtcacacacacattttttttgtttcatgacACTAAACACTTCATGAATTAAGCTCATTCAAGTAAGTACATTTCCCTCATGTTCTATGTGACCTATCCAAAACATTTAAAGGACTAAAAGGAAAGTAACTTCACATGACACACAACACTAATAAACACAAGGATATTGAGTGATGATGTCTGCGGATATGTTGTAAGAATACCTCGCAACAGATGCTTTCGGTTCCTCACACAGAGCACGGTGAGGAATTTAACTTCATCTGTGCCCCATCGAGCCTCACCAGCCTCATAGATTTCCTGCaatgacaaatatttaaataaaaaaaatcacatacacatacagtaaaactGGTGCATAAGACGAAGTCTATTTTGGGAcgtgtcatgctgggaaaaacgcTTCTCTATTTAAGACTGGTTAATTTGAATACAccagtagctattcatttataaacacatatatttatactccaaaactttctcaatttagttttatttgaaatgcaatcaaaacacacatattacatctGAAATATCACGCtccaacatctgctgctgtcttgAACTAGTGtcctgaaatacttctgatcaacggGTCAATGatgtataaggattttcaacaactcaattttagaataataaaaacaagcatatctaatgcagtagttcaaacattcagaatgttgtgtacctgaaaattcatattacaatttgaaagtgattttagtgggtttttcaagattaattggcactggccttaaaaaacagtcatgtggtgcgaccatgattcatcttgaaatatcttatataaataaaagatcatcatttacaaacatttaaaaaaaaaaatgcaaatactttgtttccaaacactttatattactgaaaacttgtaaaaaaaaaaaaaaaaaaagatgtgaagcgtgttaagtaaatttatttatttcaagatgaatcatggtcgcaccacatgactttttttaaggccagtgccaattaatcttgaaaaacccactaaaatcacttaatttcaaatttatatatgcatcttcaggtacacaacattctgaatgtttgaactactgcattagatatgcttgtttttattattctaaaattgagttgttgaaaatccttatacgtcattgaccccaacacactgaatcagcacccgcTGGTGAACCCAtctggtttcatttcatttttttctgtacaacatGAAGCATTAACGGGTCATCAATATCTATCGTCATAAGCTGCTgacacagctggagcgtgcAGTGCATacttgacaccgctgtttacaggacgttatagttcataagtgtggacgcttACATCATTATATTATCTTCATAGTTATTATTCTTAGTGTGGATGGCTTTTTACAGATCTTtaaatcatatccagatccaacctctctctgtatcttACTCCTGTATAGGACACACCAGTGTATAAGATGgaccccacttttaaatgaaaaaggtgCATCTTCTACACTGGTTAATACGGTACTTTAACCTTAAGACCTGAACCCTTACCTTAGCATCTTGCGCAGCCTGGGCCTCGTCCACACTGTCACTTTCATCCCGACCCGCCTGAGGACACATTAAAGGAAAACAAGTTAATGATTAAAGTAATGCAAGTGACAACTAGTTCCCCTTCCCTAAACaaattatgtacagtatattcaaaTGGTTCCTACTGACACTTTATAACTGTTAGTGCATGTCCAACAGAAATGATAAATAGTTCAATCCTTGCAAACGGACTCTTTCATAACAAGAAAATTGATCTCATATGGTGTTGACATTTCCTACTAATAAATAAGggtgtaaatatttaaactctATTATTTGACTTATATTCTTAAGTTTCAACAATACAGTTTTATATGTATTaccattaaaaataattaaagatgTATCAAATTGGGTTAGTGAAATTGTGGGTTGATGTTTGCTCACCGTAAGTAAAGAGACCAAAACTCTCTGAAACATTCCAGATGTGTCTCCACACACATCATCTTCCAGGCTCTTACCATGTTCtgccataaaaaaataaataaagaggataaacaatttttaaaaatgaagcatAGAGTCTTATAGCTACTCGGTTCAGTTATAGCTGCATTGATTGAATTTTAGCTGCAAAAACAGCCACCACACTTCATCCAACCAACTTTTTCTATCTGCCATTTAATGTTGGGCAGGTAGCGCTCACAAGGGTTGATGAAAGATTCTCAGattcaaatatacagtaaacatcctggaaaaccaaaaacaatgaaCTCAAAGAAGCTAAAAAGTCATGTGGTTCAATGttaatatcaaaaataaagaGCAAAAAATATGAGTTGAGAAAAATGAATTACGTTTTGGCATGGAAATATTTACAGTTGAACGTAGTACAAGTAgttacagaaacattaacattatacTGTGTTAACTTCACCAGTTATGCCAGTATAATAGGCACAAAGCATACATGTAAACAATACAGCTTAACAGTTCATTTGCACGCGCTGAAAGACAAACTATTTAAATAGCCATTGACTGCCATCACTGTAAGCACAGAAGAACAAATAAGCAAACAATAAACTGCCACATACAGAGCAGGAATGGCTTTTATGAATAATTTATAACGTTCACTGTTTTCTAATAATGGATGTCATTGCAtctagaacaaaaaaaacaaagaacagaggcTTGGTCACCAATGCACAATATCAGATATCATACACAACCAATACAGCAGCTACCACTGGACATGGAGACATACTGGGAACTGAGGTCAGGAATTCTATTCATAGAAGAGACACACTTACCTTTCTTATAGAACGTATTGATGGTTTGGATTTCAGGGTTTGTCCTTGAAGCGAGAATATCGATGAGGCAAGCCTCCTCTGTTCCAGCCCCCTGTGATTAACAATATATGACCATACAATGAGAGTTGGATAAGTTTATGGATTTAAgaaaaagtaacttaaaaaGGTTAAGTTAACTATATtccatattttagtttttcGTCATAAATCTCGGTCTTTCAATACTTTACGATTTCCCTactctgtctgctgctgatAAGTTCATTCATTCCTACGAAAGACATGTTACCAAAAAAgtcatgtttaaataaaggctaaatacatttctgaaacaGCTAGGCACTATAGTTTATAGTAAATGTATCataccagctctttgccccatctgccaatttaactaccatcatggggtcaagagcttttagccgatctgcccccccgcctcatgaactctctcccaccagacatttgcacttcggactctgtttccacctttaaatcccgcctaaaaacgctcctattcagagctgcatactctgtCTAACACtgactatgcaatcacgttcttgtttatttattgtactgatgcactttatagtcacattcatatttatttctttatctttgcactaaatgttacctgatttatattgtttgatgtactgttgttgtgttttatgtgccttgtaaggtgtccttgagtgctttgaaaggcgcctttaaatataatgcattattattattattattattatcatcataagTTAATAGTGCAGTTGCTGAGGATTACTTTCTGCCACAGATTTGATACTCTTACAGTACTTACAGTACAGCAGCAGTATGTGtgattgactgaaaataaagtaTAACGCCCATGTTCATCATAATGACGTCACCATATGCAACAGTGATggttttttatataatttttggacaacaatggagatctatggcacagaggaacaAGCTATTTCAGGCTTTGGCTTTGCTTCATTGTTGGTCTTTCATGGGATTTATCTTggaacttatcctttaaagaCAGAACAAGTAAATGAGTAACTCTGAACCTTCATTGCGGTTTTCAGCTCGTAGGCATCATACACAGGTCCCAACATCAGCAGACCTAGAACGACACTCCTGAAGTTCCCGCTCAGCTCCGAGGACAAATCGTCTGCAAGGTCCTGCAGGGTGGACAGGAACAGATGGGTTAACAAGAAAACCAACAGTCATTCACAGTGCTTCAATAACTTCATCAAGAATTGCATCTTTAAAACAAAGTAATTATCTTTCACATTAAAACCAGTTAGTAATGGCTTTATGTTCATTGGTCTTGTGCTGCCAACGTGGATTCATGACTTCACACATTAGGACGGCTGTCTCCGCTAGAGGGTGTGGTTTATGGATTGTGAACAACTAGCCTGTGTGACCACACGTGGGCGTCGCCGTGTGCAACATGACTCACTCTTTCTGCCTGTGAGGATTCAACACACAAGCTCTGCTTTTTCTGGAGCTTCCTCGGTGGAAACTTCCAGATAACTTTATTGATCTTATACCCGGCACTGCATGGTTTGCTGGTCAGTATCTCATTATGTCAATAGAATAAACATGCCAGACTTCCCTTTTAGATAATATATTGATCCACATATTAATGGAACAATGAAAGAGTCAGTGGGCAGCAGCATACCTCTGTGGGTTCAgtatacttttttgtttttttcatggaaGGGAAGGTTCATGCTTCCCACAGATCACAAGGTCCTCTCTGTCCCAGTTTGTTTGCAAATGGTATTCACTTCTGCTTTACAGTTAATGGTTAACTTTCACATTATCAGCACTTTATCAGCAGAGCCAAACCCCACCtaaagtgaaaaataatgacAGTTTGCTGCCTTAGAGTACAATTCGGTCAGAAACTCTCACCTTCCCCACTGATTGTTTGTAGGCCTCTTTGATACGCTGCCTCTGGGCAATGGTACGGTGTGTTAGTACCTCAATGAGAGCTGCCTCATCAGTGCCtgaaagaaaatattacaatattgaatctcttcacacacacactgctattAATCTTGAAATGTCTAAAGGATCCTGTATTTCTATCCTTGGAGCACAAATGAAGCACAAGGATTCAGTCTGAATGTTTAGCACTGTAACcatggagatgatgatgatcctGAATTGTTTGTAAGTATTGACATGGAAACCATGTGTTTGCAATAGAGCTCAAACTAGAGTCAGGGGAAGATGATTATGGCAGCAAACTCTAACAGCTTCAACATTCCACAATATAAATGTTCTGATAAGGGAGAAAACTGTGATTGTTACAGActtgaatgttgaatgtttgttaGGATGTACCTCTGAGTGAAACATACCTGCTAACATGCTTTAAGAGCAGTGCAACTCATAATGAGATTAGTTTACTACTTTTACATCAGCCAAGTCAAGATGAATTTCCCTCGCTATCTCAGTGAATAGAAAGCTTTACAACGCAATGTGTAAAGATGAGGCAAAGTACAGCGGCACACTCAGCAGAATGAATGGACTGGAGGAAAATAACACAAGCATGGAGCTTTTTAGTTTTCAAACTTtcctggagaggaggagagagacagaagaagagcataattacattttttttccatggAGACCTAGTT from Scomber scombrus chromosome 15, fScoSco1.1, whole genome shotgun sequence includes:
- the anxa4 gene encoding annexin A4, translated to MAAIGNRGTVTEAAGFDADADAQRLRGAMKGAGTDEAALIEVLTHRTIAQRQRIKEAYKQSVGKDLADDLSSELSGNFRSVVLGLLMLGPVYDAYELKTAMKGAGTEEACLIDILASRTNPEIQTINTFYKKEHGKSLEDDVCGDTSGMFQRVLVSLLTAGRDESDSVDEAQAAQDAKEIYEAGEARWGTDEVKFLTVLCVRNRKHLLRVFEEYQKISGKDIEDSIKREMSGCLEDVFLAIVKCLRDRPAFFAERLYKSMKGLGTTDSVLIRIMVSRAEIDMLDIKAQFLKIYGKTLHSFIKGDTSGDYRKILLELCGGE